From Hydractinia symbiolongicarpus strain clone_291-10 chromosome 12, HSymV2.1, whole genome shotgun sequence, one genomic window encodes:
- the LOC130622215 gene encoding fibroblast growth factor receptor 4-like — MWLQSIDFSVKTILLLYTCYSHVAKLINCKVLDNGTILVAENQNIYLKCQNHTNGLFAKFTWTSNAYSEGKVMVYDYDIAQKETIATNFTGRVTRYNGTSLHIRNARLGDSGNYECNLIFYNLKSKTLGVSETAVYDVIVISPPKRMNTYNDLVAAPKGQKVTIQCNVQGLSPFDVNWSKIEGNFTKNVVIREENKTAHMYYIRQKEITFTKLSERDVGQYQCVANNLGGSLSKLVTLRMQSPPMFTGTSTYNINVYDTGKIYCKAKGYPAIEFTWRFFSRDGDLIVLAASATSGKYSTSNNIYNSITEEGESSLTIEQVEKYDLNSYICVAKNTVAEGQTEIRLEGFAPPEPPFILQIGEFTRKVTLLWRLGDNGGKPVTSITIKYRNSKFVEKWTKLQITKSLTEYTITNLEPGTSYDFKVLATNEIGDSKYSKIEKATTPLKDLSGGETANSADFFQKFSPPAIIGIISGTLIALVIGLVCICLFVRRMHKREDAEVVNQPSLSFGATMIPTHHSATDGGQMEMEPLVGTTDRWEFPKDRLTITTVLGAGAFGVVMRGLAQGIKGSVGQITVAVKTVRDSTNDAATKDLLAELQLLKLIPEHPNVVGLLGCCTRCDQLYVIVEYCANGDLQGFLRSSRGIYERYYKTSFGGAVPDLTSKMLLTFAWQVSKGMAHLSTMKVIHRDLAARNILVDDQLICKVSDFGFARDIYVEDHYLKRSAGGRFPIKWMAIESLLDGISTTKSDVWSFGVVLWELVTLGASPYPGMSSYEVVGFLQDGYRMPRPKHASTEIYALMMECWSVSPGRRPPFNDISERCYELVQRSDDAEFINMSFYQDHLYVNFDGNSDSAIGSTSTTPCGTLGRKDRVNTISQSAAVGGPPRPLRSISQTSVPSGRSNSVVALSERSATTVSNRDERAALITPVPQ; from the exons ATGTGGTTACAAAGTATAGATTTTAGTGTCAAAACAATCTTGTTATTATATACTTGTTATTCCCACGTGGCGAAATTAATAAATTGCAAAGTACTAG ATAATGGTACTATACTGGTTGCGGAGAATCAAAATATTTACCTAAAATGTCAAAATCACACAAATGGACTATTTGCAAAATTTACTTGGACAAGTAATGCATACAGCGAAGGGAAAGTTATGGTTTACGATTATGACATTGCTCAAAAAGAAACAATAGCTACTAATTTTACAGGTCGGGTCACGAGATATAATGGAACTTCATTACATATACGGAATGCAAGACTTGGGGACTCTGGCAACTATGAATGCAATCTTATATTTTACAATCTTAAATCAAAAACGTTAGGGGTATCCGAAACAGCAGTATATGATGTGATTGTTATAA gtcCACCCAAACGGATGAATACCTATAATGACCTGGTTGCAGCGCCCAAAGGTCAAAAAGTTACCATACAATGTAACGTTCAAGGGCTGTCACCTTTTGATGTGAACTGGTCTAAAATAGAAGGAAActtcacaaaaaatgttgtcatccgtgaagaaaataaaacagCTCATATGTACTACATTCGTCAGAAAGAAATCACTTTTACTAAACTATCAGAGAGGGACGTAGGGCAGTATCAATGTGTAGCAAATAATCTTGGGGGTAGTCTTTCGAAACTTGTTACATTAAGAATGCAAT CTCCTCCAATGTTTACAGGCACCAGTACTTACAACATAAACGTCTATGATACTGGAAAAATATATTGTAAAGCTAAAGGATATCCAGCAATAGAGTTTACATGGAGATTTTTTTCAAGAGATGGTGACCTAATTGTATTGGCCGCATCAGCAACATCAGGAAAGTACTCAACCTCTAACAATATATACAATAGTATAACAGAGGAGGGAGAGTCAAGTCTAACAATCGAACAAGTGGAAAAATACGACCTGAACTCGTACATATGTGTTGCAAAGAATACAGTTGCTGAAGGTCAAACAGAAATAAGGCTAGAAGGTTTTG CGCCACCTGAACCCCCTTTTATTCTGCAAATTGGAGAATTTACACGCAAGGTAACATTGCTGTGGAGGCTCGGCGACAATGGCGGCAAACCCGTCACTTCTATCACAATAAAATACAGAAACAGCAAATTCGTAGAAAAATGGACAAAACTACAAATAACAAAATCATTAACGGAATACACAATTACTAATCTTGAGCCGGGCACGTCATATGATTTTAAAGTGTTAGCCACAAATGAAATTGGGGACAGCAAGTACAGTAAAATCGAAAAAGCAACAACCCCTCTCAAAGATTTGTCAG GTGGTGAGACAGCGAATTCAGCAGATTTCTTTCAAAAGTTTAGTCCACCTGCGATTATTGGCATTATCAGTGGCACATTAATAGCATTGGTGATCGGTTTGGTGTGTATATGCTTATTCGTTCGAAGAATGCATAAAAGAGAAGATGCAGAAGTTGTGAACCAACCGAGTTTGAGTTTTGGAGCGACTATG ATACCAACGCATCATTCTGCTACAGATGGAGGCCAAATGGAAATGGAACCACTGGTTGGCACCACAGATCGGTGGGAATTTCCAAAAGATAGATTAACAATTACAACTGTGTTGGGTGCTGGTGCATTTGGTGTTGTAATGAGAGGTTTGGCACAAGGAATTAAAGGATCCGTTGGACAAATAACAGTTGCGGTGAAGACAGTTCGTG attcCACTAACGATGCAGCTACGAAAGATCTTTTAGCAGAATTACAATTATTAAAACTAATACCAGAACATCCAAATGTCGTTGGACTGTTAGGTTGCTGTACACGATGTGATCAACTATATGTAATTGTGGAATATTGTGCGAATGGTGACTTGCAAGGTTTTTTAAGAAGTAGTCGTGGTATTTACGAAAGGTATTATAAGACTAGCTTTGGCGGAGCAGTTCCGGATCTCACCTCTAAAATGTTACTCACATTTGCATGGCAAGTATCAAAAGGGATGGCACATCTGTCAACTATGAAG GTAATACATCGAGATCTTGCTGCTCGCAATATTTTGGTGGACGATCAGTTGATTTGTAAAGTTAGTGATTTTGGCTTTGCAAGAGACATCTATGTAGAAGATCATTACTTGAAACGTTCAGCT GGTGGACGGTTTCCAATAAAGTGGATGGCTATCGAATCGTTATTAGACGGAATTTCAACCACCAAGAGCGATGT ctggTCATTTGGTGTAGTGTTATGGGAATTGGTGACGCTTGGTGCTTCACCATATCCAGGCATGAGTTCCTATGAAGTGGTGGGCTTTTTACAAGACGGTTACAGAATGCCAAGACCAAAGCATGCTTCAACCGAAAT CTATGCTTTGATGATGGAATGTTGGTCTGTGTCTCCAGGAAGAAGACCGCCATTTAACGACATCTCTGAACGGTGTTATGAATTAGTTCAACGAAGTGACGACGCG gaatttataaatatgtcattttatcAAGACCATCTATACGTGAACTTCGATGGCAATAGCGACTCGGCAATTGGATCCACCTCCACAACACCTTGTGGCACATTGGGGCGCAAAGATCGTGTCAATACCATCTCTCAATCTGCAGCTGTTGGTGGTCCACCTAGACCTTTACGAAGCATTTCACAAACCTCTGTACCATCAGGGAGAAGTAACTCCGTAGTTGCTCTGTCGGAACGAAGTGCTACAACGGTGTCAAATCGAGACGAAAGAGCGGCATTAATAACACCTGTTCCACAATGA